The proteins below come from a single Danaus plexippus chromosome 20, MEX_DaPlex, whole genome shotgun sequence genomic window:
- the LOC116773828 gene encoding uncharacterized protein LOC116773828 isoform X2 → MRGGLIGGFCFLAFLLSSGTKGENLLYSNDVLQGEIGKSSSNNSNLYREATAEIDTDSAETTKYDTSTPGTLHSDNNLIQNIEARSGTESEVTTETVTESLNSRDGSISSTTTNDLSTSPDHPKYDSSNEASVQTQALSRTGGHIGYKESEPSDDEQSRYFHHATTASLNAIEDEDQALGRYDPESSESRVNPVTNRAAYNVNSNTEPAIQDQDIQDKSDEPDADLRHGLVHAFAGARSRVISQNDYILPTSIPGGDNLIACSNEYELHNIWSPIYDCMVCVCVREGWSLMPVCVTCNTCAIPPIAPPPPPSPPLLPPMRPSIIPEQPVIDLYPPLPPPILIPEQQIYDIYPPLPPPLPSPPSPPHFILPDQPEYEILPHPLPPSQPPFIVPEQPIYEILPPLLPKHLPPPPPPPPILPLPSPPLPIPPPPEPESQVSCDPLPTDSPFQNPLNPCQICICTRIYNALGQTDIQIQCQENPSCTPPPDNIQIPPTPVPRPAPMSLCEGFPPGVTFPHPSDACKICKCVIEEVYFTPEQRIICIPNPECEPLPLPPPPLPPPPIMPEPIPDIHHEVYPTISQNPEPMPWPPVLKPMPPPSPLPGPPPHDTCRPYPPNTPFQHPWDECQICMCSESYGVNIVNVEVNCYTKKSCCIEPPIPEPLLLPPYPTGNIVFIEPKCRYQPPDTPFIIDCNICICQVVFSYVVAQCTPQLNCGAPLIGGNVDTSAQATAIANSGNLSPNANFYPHSPIDSQSGSITQANAQSLSSLSNALGQANSYTVGGNSQAQAITNAQYNPYYIKPYSIGGGSKVLAQAEAETITNNLYPYNNNPYSPGSYFDSQAQAEAIANSQSGGLSPYNPYSLGGSQSNALAEAIANSQSGGLSPYNHYSLGGSQSSALAEAEAIANSQSGGLSPYNPYSLGGSQSSAFVEAIANSQSGGLSPYNPYSLGGSQSNALAQAEAIANSQSGGLSPYNPYSLGGSQSNALAQAEAIANSQSGGLSPYNPYSLGGSQSNALAQAEAIANSQSGGLSPYNPYSLGGSQSNALAQAEAIANSQSGGLSPYNPYSLGGSQSNALAQAEAIANSQSGGLSPYNPYSLGGSQSNALAQAEAIANSQSGGLSPYNPYSLGGSQSNALAQAEAIANSQSGGYLHIILTLLEAVNQTHLLKPKLLPTLNQEVYLHIILTLLEAVNQTNLLKPKLLPILNREGYPHIILTLLEAVNQTHLLKPKLLPILNREGYPHIILTLLEAVNQAPLLKPSPILNPEVYLHIILTLLEAVNQTHLLKPKLLPILNREGYLHIILTLLEAVNQTHLLKPKLLPILNREGYLHIILTLLEAVNQTHLLKPKPSPTLNQEVYLHIILTLLEAVNQTHLLKPKLLPTLNPEVYLHIILTLLEAVNQTHLLKPKLLPTLNPEVYLHIILTLLEAVNQTHLLKPKLLPTLNPEVYLHIILTLLEAVNQTHLLKPKLSPTLNQEVYLHIILTLLEAVNQTHLLKPKLLPTLNPEVYLHIILTLLEAVNQTHLLKPKLLPTLNPEVYLHIILTLLEAVNQTHLLKPKLLPTLNPEVYLHIILTLLEAVNQTHLLKPKLLPTLNPEVYLHIILTLLEAVNQTHLLKPKLLPTLNPEVYLHIILTLLEAVNQTHLLKPKLLPTLNPEVYLHIILTLLEAVNQTHLLKPKLLPTLNPEVYLHIILTLLEAVNQTHLLKPKLQLIHNMVMHKLVPTP, encoded by the exons AGTCGGAAGTTACTACCGAAACTGTAACGGAATCATTGAATTCTAGAGATGGTAGTATTAGTAGCACTACTACTAATGACCTATCGACCAGTCCTGACCATCCCAAGTACGATTCCAGTAATGAAGCATCAGTTCAAACTCAAGCTCTTTCTCGTACAGGTGGACACATCGGGTATAAGGAATCCGAGCCTAGTGATGATGAACAGTCAAGGTATTTTCATCACGCAACCACAGCAAGCCTTAATGCTATCGAAGACGAAGATCAAGCTTTAGg ACGTTATGATCCAGAGTCTTCCGAATCTCGTGTCAATCCCGTGACAAATCGAGCGGCATACAATGTTAACTCTAACACTGAACCAGCAATTCAAGACCAAGATATACAAGATAAATCGGATG aaCCTGATGCAGATCTTAGACACGGTTTAGTACATGCATTTGcag GAGCGAGGTCAAGAGTTATTAGTCAGAATGACTACATTCTTCCAACTTCAATACCAG gaGGAGATAACTTGATCGCATGCTCAAACGAGTATGAACTTCACAATATCTGGTCACCGATTTACGATTGTATGGTTTGTGTTTGTGTAAGGGAGGGCTGGTCTTTGATGCCTGTCTGTGTTACTTGTAACACGTGTGCTATACCACCGATAGCACCGCCACCCCCTCCTTCTCCACCACTGCTTCCGCCAATGCGGCCTTCAATAATTCCGGAGCAACCTGTGATCGACTTATACCCACCGCTTCCTCCTCCTATCCTAATCCCCGAACaacaaatatatgatatatatccACCACTACCACCTCCTTTACCATCACCACCGTCACCACCGCACTTTATTTTACCGGATCAACcggaatatgaaatattacctCATCCTTTGCCACCGTCTCAGCCACCATTTATAGTGCCAGAACAACCGATCTATGAAATATTACCACCACTACTGCCGAAGCATCTACCACCACCGCCACCACCACCACCGATATTGCCTTTGCCATCACCACCACTACCGATACCACCACCACCTGAACCAGAATCTCAAG TTTCGTGCGATCCGTTACCGACGGACTCACCATTCCAAAACCCATTGAATCCGTGCCAGATATGCATATGTACGCGGATCTACAATGCTCTCGGACAGACGGACATACAAATACAATGTCAGGAAAATCCATCATGCA CGCCGCCCCCCGACAACATACAAATAC CTCCGACGCCGGTGCCGAGACCAGCCCCGA TGTCGCTATGTGAGGGATTCCCGCCCGGTGTGACGTTCCCTCATCCGTCTGATGCATGCAAAATATGCAAGTGTGTTATCGAGGAAGTTTACTTCACACCAGAGCAAAGAATTATCTGCATACCAAACCCTGAATGCG AACCACTGCCATTACCACCACCACCACTACCACCACCACCGATAATGCCCGAGCCGATCCCAGATATACACCATGAAGTTTATCCTACGATATCACAGAATCCTGAACCGA tGCCTTGGCCACCAGTGCTAAAGCCAATGCCACCACCTAGTCCTCTACCTGGACCTCCACCAC ACGACACCTGTAGACCCTACCCTCCGAACACGCCATTCCAGCATCCGTGGGACGAATGTCAAATCTGTATGTGTAGCGAGTCTTATGGTGTGAATATCGTCAACGTAGAAGTCAACTGCTATACCAAAAAATCATGct GTATCGAACCACCGATTCCGG AACCCTTACTTTTACCCCCGTACC CGACCggaaatatagtatttattg AACCGAAGTGCCGCTATCAACCACCAGATACACCGTTTATAATCGACTGTAATATTTGCATATGTCAAGTGGTATTCTCATATGTAGTCGCTCAGTGCACGCCACAACTAAATTGCG GAGCACCTTTAATCGGAGGGAATGTTGACACTTCCGCCCAAGCAACAGCCATTGCAAATTCAGGGAACTTGTCACCAAATGCAAATTTCTATCCACATTCTCCAATAGATAGTCAGTCTGGCTCAATTACTCAGGCAAATGCTCAGTCTCTATCAAGCCTCTCGAACGCTCTGGGTCAAGCCAATTCTTACACCGTGGGAGGCAATAGTCAAGCACAAGCCATCACAAATGCTCAATACAATCCATACTATATCAAACCATATTCTATTGGAGGAGGTTCTAAGGTTCTTGCGCAAGCTGAAGCGGAAACTATAACAAATAACTTATACCCATACAATAACAATCCTTATTCTCCAGGTAGTTATTTTGATTCTCAAGCACAAGCCGAAGCTATTGCCAATTCTCAATCGGGAGGGTTATCCCCATATAATCCTTATTCTCTTGGAGGCAGTCAATCAAACGCCCTTGCTGAAGCCATCGCCAACTCTCAATCGGGAGGGTTATCCCCATATAATCATTACTCTCTTGGAGGCAGCCAATCAAGCGCCCTTGCTGAAGCTGAAGCTATTGCCAATTCTCAATCAGGAGGTTTATCTCCATATAATCCTTACTCTCTTGGAGGCAGCCAATCAAGCGCCTTTGTTGAAGCCATCGCCAACTCTCAATCAGGAGGTTTATCTCCATATAATCCTTACTCTCTTGGAGGCAGTCAATCAAACGCACTTGCTCAAGCCGAAGCTATTGCCAATTCTCAATCGGGAGGGTTATCCCCATATAATCCTTACTCTCTTGGAGGCAGTCAATCAAACGCACTTGCTCAAGCCGAAGCTATTGCCAACTCTCAATCAGGAGGTTTATCTCCATACAATCCTTACTCTCTTGGAGGCAGTCAATCAAACGCACTTGCGCAAGCCGAAGCTATTGCCAACTCTCAATCAGGAGGTTTATCTCCATATAATCCTTACTCTCTTGGAGGCAGTCAATCAAACGCACTTGCGCAAGCCGAAGCTATTGCCAACTCTCAATCAGGAGGTTTATCTCCATATAATCCTTACTCTCTTGGAGGCAGTCAATCAAACGCACTTGCTCAAGCCGAAGCTATTGCCAACTCTCAATCAGGAGGTTTATCTCCATATAATCCTTACTCTCTTGGAGGCAGTCAATCAAACGCACTTGCTCAAGCCGAAGCTATTGCCAACTCTCAATCCGGAGGTTTATCTCCATATAATCCTTACTCTCTTGGAGGCAGTCAATCAAACGCACTTGCTCAAGCCGAAGCTATTGCCAACTCTCAATCCGGAGGTTATCTCCATATAATCCTTACTCTCTTGGAGGCAGTCAATCAAACGCACTTGCTCAAGCCGAAGCTATTGCCAACTCTCAATCAGGAGGTTTATCTCCATATAATCCTTACTCTCTTGGAGGCAGTCAATCAAACGAACTTGCTCAAGCCGAAGCTATTGCCAATTCTCAATCGGGAGGGTTATCCCCATATAATCCTTACTCTCTTGGAGGCAGTCAATCAAACGCACTTGCTCAAGCCGAAGCTATTGCCAATTCTCAATCGGGAGGGTTATCCCCATATAATCCTTACTCTCTTGGAGGCAGTCAATCAAGCGCCCTTGCTGAAGCCATCACCAATTCTCAATCCGGAGGTTTATCTCCATATAATCCTTACTCTCTTGGAGGCAGTCAATCAAACGCACTTGCTCAAGCCGAAGCTATTGCCAATTCTCAATCGGGAGGGTTATCTCCATATAATCCTTACTCTCTTGGAGGCAGTCAATCAAACGCACTTGCTCAAGCCGAAGCTATTGCCAATTCTCAATCGGGAGGGTTATCTCCATATAATCCTTACTCTCTTGGAGGCAGTCAATCAAACGCACTTGCTCAAGCCGAAGCCATCGCCAACTCTCAATCAGGAGGTTTATCTCCATATAATCCTTACTCTCTTGGAGGCAGTCAATCAAACGCACTTGCTCAAGCCGAAGCTATTGCCAACTCTCAATCCGGAGGTTTATCTCCATATAATCCTTACTCTCTTGGAGGCAGTCAATCAAACGCACTTGCTCAAGCCGAAGCTATTGCCAACTCTCAATCCGGAGGTTTATCTCCATATAATCCTTACTCTCTTGGAGGCAGTCAATCAAACGCACTTGCTCAAGCCGAAGCTATTGCCAACTCTCAATCCGGAGGTTTATCTCCATATAATCCTTACTCTGTTGGAGGCAGTCAATCAAACGCACTTGCTCAAGCCGAAGCTATCGCCAACTCTCAATCAGGAGGTTTATCTCCATATAATCCTTACTCTCTTGGAGGCAGTCAATCAAACGCACTTGCTCAAGCCGAAGCTTTTGCCAACTCTCAATCCGGAGGTTTATCTCCATATAATCCTTACTCTCTTGGAGGCAGTCAATCAAACGCACTTGCTCAAGCCGAAGCTATTGCCAACTCTCAATCCGGAGGTTTATCTCCATATAATCCTTACTCTCTTGGAGGCAGTCAATCAAACGCACTTGCTCAAGCCGAAGCTATTGCCAACTCTCAATCCGGAGGTTTATCTCCATATAATCCTTACTCTCTTGGAGGCAGTCAATCAAACGCACTTGCTCAAGCCGAAGCTATTGCCAACTCTCAATCCGGAGGTTTATCTCCATATAATCCTTACTCTCTTGGAGGCAGTCAATCAAACGCACTTGCTCAAGCCGAAGCTATTGCCAACTCTCAATCCGGAGGTTTATCTCCATATAATCCTTACTCTCTTGGAGGCAGTCAATCAAACGCACTTGCTCAAGCCGAAGCTATTGCCAACTCTCAATCCGGAGGTTTATCTCCATATAATCCTTACTCTCTTGGAGGCAGTCAATCAAACGCACTTGCTCAAGCCGAAGCTATTGCCAACTCTCAATCCGGAGGTTTATCTCCATATAATCCTTACTCTCTTGGAGGCAGTCAATCAAACGCACTTGCTGAAGCCGAAGCTACAGCTAATTCACAATATGGTAATGCACAAGCTAGTGCCAACGCCGTGA
- the LOC116773828 gene encoding uncharacterized protein LOC116773828 isoform X3: MRGGLIGGFCFLAFLLSSGTKGENLLYSNDVLQGEIGKSSSNNSNLYREATAEIDTDSAETTKYDTSTPGTLHSDNNLIQNIEARSGTESEVTTETVTESLNSRDGSISSTTTNDLSTSPDHPKYDSSNEASVQTQALSRTGGHIGYKESEPSDDEQSRRYDPESSESRVNPVTNRAAYNVNSNTEPAIQDQDIQDKSDEPDADLRHGLVHAFAGARSRVISQNDYILPTSIPGGDNLIACSNEYELHNIWSPIYDCMVCVCVREGWSLMPVCVTCNTCAIPPIAPPPPPSPPLLPPMRPSIIPEQPVIDLYPPLPPPILIPEQQIYDIYPPLPPPLPSPPSPPHFILPDQPEYEILPHPLPPSQPPFIVPEQPIYEILPPLLPKHLPPPPPPPPILPLPSPPLPIPPPPEPESQVSCDPLPTDSPFQNPLNPCQICICTRIYNALGQTDIQIQCQENPSCTPPPDNIQIPPTPVPRPAPMSLCEGFPPGVTFPHPSDACKICKCVIEEVYFTPEQRIICIPNPECEPLPLPPPPLPPPPIMPEPIPDIHHEVYPTISQNPEPMPWPPVLKPMPPPSPLPGPPPHDTCRPYPPNTPFQHPWDECQICMCSESYGVNIVNVEVNCYTKKSCCIEPPIPEPLLLPPYPSHVPSTNQATGNIVFIEPKCRYQPPDTPFIIDCNICICQVVFSYVVAQCTPQLNCGAPLIGGNVDTSAQATAIANSGNLSPNANFYPHSPIDSQSGSITQANAQSLSSLSNALGQANSYTVGGNSQAQAITNAQYNPYYIKPYSIGGGSKVLAQAEAETITNNLYPYNNNPYSPGSYFDSQAQAEAIANSQSGGLSPYNPYSLGGSQSNALAEAIANSQSGGLSPYNHYSLGGSQSSALAEAEAIANSQSGGLSPYNPYSLGGSQSSAFVEAIANSQSGGLSPYNPYSLGGSQSNALAQAEAIANSQSGGLSPYNPYSLGGSQSNALAQAEAIANSQSGGLSPYNPYSLGGSQSNALAQAEAIANSQSGGLSPYNPYSLGGSQSNALAQAEAIANSQSGGLSPYNPYSLGGSQSNALAQAEAIANSQSGGLSPYNPYSLGGSQSNALAQAEAIANSQSGGLSPYNPYSLGGSQSNALAQAEAIANSQSGGYLHIILTLLEAVNQTHLLKPKLLPTLNQEVYLHIILTLLEAVNQTNLLKPKLLPILNREGYPHIILTLLEAVNQTHLLKPKLLPILNREGYPHIILTLLEAVNQAPLLKPSPILNPEVYLHIILTLLEAVNQTHLLKPKLLPILNREGYLHIILTLLEAVNQTHLLKPKLLPILNREGYLHIILTLLEAVNQTHLLKPKPSPTLNQEVYLHIILTLLEAVNQTHLLKPKLLPTLNPEVYLHIILTLLEAVNQTHLLKPKLLPTLNPEVYLHIILTLLEAVNQTHLLKPKLLPTLNPEVYLHIILTLLEAVNQTHLLKPKLSPTLNQEVYLHIILTLLEAVNQTHLLKPKLLPTLNPEVYLHIILTLLEAVNQTHLLKPKLLPTLNPEVYLHIILTLLEAVNQTHLLKPKLLPTLNPEVYLHIILTLLEAVNQTHLLKPKLLPTLNPEVYLHIILTLLEAVNQTHLLKPKLLPTLNPEVYLHIILTLLEAVNQTHLLKPKLLPTLNPEVYLHIILTLLEAVNQTHLLKPKLLPTLNPEVYLHIILTLLEAVNQTHLLKPKLQLIHNMVMHKLVPTP, translated from the exons AGTCGGAAGTTACTACCGAAACTGTAACGGAATCATTGAATTCTAGAGATGGTAGTATTAGTAGCACTACTACTAATGACCTATCGACCAGTCCTGACCATCCCAAGTACGATTCCAGTAATGAAGCATCAGTTCAAACTCAAGCTCTTTCTCGTACAGGTGGACACATCGGGTATAAGGAATCCGAGCCTAGTGATGATGAACAGTCAAG ACGTTATGATCCAGAGTCTTCCGAATCTCGTGTCAATCCCGTGACAAATCGAGCGGCATACAATGTTAACTCTAACACTGAACCAGCAATTCAAGACCAAGATATACAAGATAAATCGGATG aaCCTGATGCAGATCTTAGACACGGTTTAGTACATGCATTTGcag GAGCGAGGTCAAGAGTTATTAGTCAGAATGACTACATTCTTCCAACTTCAATACCAG gaGGAGATAACTTGATCGCATGCTCAAACGAGTATGAACTTCACAATATCTGGTCACCGATTTACGATTGTATGGTTTGTGTTTGTGTAAGGGAGGGCTGGTCTTTGATGCCTGTCTGTGTTACTTGTAACACGTGTGCTATACCACCGATAGCACCGCCACCCCCTCCTTCTCCACCACTGCTTCCGCCAATGCGGCCTTCAATAATTCCGGAGCAACCTGTGATCGACTTATACCCACCGCTTCCTCCTCCTATCCTAATCCCCGAACaacaaatatatgatatatatccACCACTACCACCTCCTTTACCATCACCACCGTCACCACCGCACTTTATTTTACCGGATCAACcggaatatgaaatattacctCATCCTTTGCCACCGTCTCAGCCACCATTTATAGTGCCAGAACAACCGATCTATGAAATATTACCACCACTACTGCCGAAGCATCTACCACCACCGCCACCACCACCACCGATATTGCCTTTGCCATCACCACCACTACCGATACCACCACCACCTGAACCAGAATCTCAAG TTTCGTGCGATCCGTTACCGACGGACTCACCATTCCAAAACCCATTGAATCCGTGCCAGATATGCATATGTACGCGGATCTACAATGCTCTCGGACAGACGGACATACAAATACAATGTCAGGAAAATCCATCATGCA CGCCGCCCCCCGACAACATACAAATAC CTCCGACGCCGGTGCCGAGACCAGCCCCGA TGTCGCTATGTGAGGGATTCCCGCCCGGTGTGACGTTCCCTCATCCGTCTGATGCATGCAAAATATGCAAGTGTGTTATCGAGGAAGTTTACTTCACACCAGAGCAAAGAATTATCTGCATACCAAACCCTGAATGCG AACCACTGCCATTACCACCACCACCACTACCACCACCACCGATAATGCCCGAGCCGATCCCAGATATACACCATGAAGTTTATCCTACGATATCACAGAATCCTGAACCGA tGCCTTGGCCACCAGTGCTAAAGCCAATGCCACCACCTAGTCCTCTACCTGGACCTCCACCAC ACGACACCTGTAGACCCTACCCTCCGAACACGCCATTCCAGCATCCGTGGGACGAATGTCAAATCTGTATGTGTAGCGAGTCTTATGGTGTGAATATCGTCAACGTAGAAGTCAACTGCTATACCAAAAAATCATGct GTATCGAACCACCGATTCCGG AACCCTTACTTTTACCCCCGTACC CGAGCCATGTGCCATCCACGAATCAAG CGACCggaaatatagtatttattg AACCGAAGTGCCGCTATCAACCACCAGATACACCGTTTATAATCGACTGTAATATTTGCATATGTCAAGTGGTATTCTCATATGTAGTCGCTCAGTGCACGCCACAACTAAATTGCG GAGCACCTTTAATCGGAGGGAATGTTGACACTTCCGCCCAAGCAACAGCCATTGCAAATTCAGGGAACTTGTCACCAAATGCAAATTTCTATCCACATTCTCCAATAGATAGTCAGTCTGGCTCAATTACTCAGGCAAATGCTCAGTCTCTATCAAGCCTCTCGAACGCTCTGGGTCAAGCCAATTCTTACACCGTGGGAGGCAATAGTCAAGCACAAGCCATCACAAATGCTCAATACAATCCATACTATATCAAACCATATTCTATTGGAGGAGGTTCTAAGGTTCTTGCGCAAGCTGAAGCGGAAACTATAACAAATAACTTATACCCATACAATAACAATCCTTATTCTCCAGGTAGTTATTTTGATTCTCAAGCACAAGCCGAAGCTATTGCCAATTCTCAATCGGGAGGGTTATCCCCATATAATCCTTATTCTCTTGGAGGCAGTCAATCAAACGCCCTTGCTGAAGCCATCGCCAACTCTCAATCGGGAGGGTTATCCCCATATAATCATTACTCTCTTGGAGGCAGCCAATCAAGCGCCCTTGCTGAAGCTGAAGCTATTGCCAATTCTCAATCAGGAGGTTTATCTCCATATAATCCTTACTCTCTTGGAGGCAGCCAATCAAGCGCCTTTGTTGAAGCCATCGCCAACTCTCAATCAGGAGGTTTATCTCCATATAATCCTTACTCTCTTGGAGGCAGTCAATCAAACGCACTTGCTCAAGCCGAAGCTATTGCCAATTCTCAATCGGGAGGGTTATCCCCATATAATCCTTACTCTCTTGGAGGCAGTCAATCAAACGCACTTGCTCAAGCCGAAGCTATTGCCAACTCTCAATCAGGAGGTTTATCTCCATACAATCCTTACTCTCTTGGAGGCAGTCAATCAAACGCACTTGCGCAAGCCGAAGCTATTGCCAACTCTCAATCAGGAGGTTTATCTCCATATAATCCTTACTCTCTTGGAGGCAGTCAATCAAACGCACTTGCGCAAGCCGAAGCTATTGCCAACTCTCAATCAGGAGGTTTATCTCCATATAATCCTTACTCTCTTGGAGGCAGTCAATCAAACGCACTTGCTCAAGCCGAAGCTATTGCCAACTCTCAATCAGGAGGTTTATCTCCATATAATCCTTACTCTCTTGGAGGCAGTCAATCAAACGCACTTGCTCAAGCCGAAGCTATTGCCAACTCTCAATCCGGAGGTTTATCTCCATATAATCCTTACTCTCTTGGAGGCAGTCAATCAAACGCACTTGCTCAAGCCGAAGCTATTGCCAACTCTCAATCCGGAGGTTATCTCCATATAATCCTTACTCTCTTGGAGGCAGTCAATCAAACGCACTTGCTCAAGCCGAAGCTATTGCCAACTCTCAATCAGGAGGTTTATCTCCATATAATCCTTACTCTCTTGGAGGCAGTCAATCAAACGAACTTGCTCAAGCCGAAGCTATTGCCAATTCTCAATCGGGAGGGTTATCCCCATATAATCCTTACTCTCTTGGAGGCAGTCAATCAAACGCACTTGCTCAAGCCGAAGCTATTGCCAATTCTCAATCGGGAGGGTTATCCCCATATAATCCTTACTCTCTTGGAGGCAGTCAATCAAGCGCCCTTGCTGAAGCCATCACCAATTCTCAATCCGGAGGTTTATCTCCATATAATCCTTACTCTCTTGGAGGCAGTCAATCAAACGCACTTGCTCAAGCCGAAGCTATTGCCAATTCTCAATCGGGAGGGTTATCTCCATATAATCCTTACTCTCTTGGAGGCAGTCAATCAAACGCACTTGCTCAAGCCGAAGCTATTGCCAATTCTCAATCGGGAGGGTTATCTCCATATAATCCTTACTCTCTTGGAGGCAGTCAATCAAACGCACTTGCTCAAGCCGAAGCCATCGCCAACTCTCAATCAGGAGGTTTATCTCCATATAATCCTTACTCTCTTGGAGGCAGTCAATCAAACGCACTTGCTCAAGCCGAAGCTATTGCCAACTCTCAATCCGGAGGTTTATCTCCATATAATCCTTACTCTCTTGGAGGCAGTCAATCAAACGCACTTGCTCAAGCCGAAGCTATTGCCAACTCTCAATCCGGAGGTTTATCTCCATATAATCCTTACTCTCTTGGAGGCAGTCAATCAAACGCACTTGCTCAAGCCGAAGCTATTGCCAACTCTCAATCCGGAGGTTTATCTCCATATAATCCTTACTCTGTTGGAGGCAGTCAATCAAACGCACTTGCTCAAGCCGAAGCTATCGCCAACTCTCAATCAGGAGGTTTATCTCCATATAATCCTTACTCTCTTGGAGGCAGTCAATCAAACGCACTTGCTCAAGCCGAAGCTTTTGCCAACTCTCAATCCGGAGGTTTATCTCCATATAATCCTTACTCTCTTGGAGGCAGTCAATCAAACGCACTTGCTCAAGCCGAAGCTATTGCCAACTCTCAATCCGGAGGTTTATCTCCATATAATCCTTACTCTCTTGGAGGCAGTCAATCAAACGCACTTGCTCAAGCCGAAGCTATTGCCAACTCTCAATCCGGAGGTTTATCTCCATATAATCCTTACTCTCTTGGAGGCAGTCAATCAAACGCACTTGCTCAAGCCGAAGCTATTGCCAACTCTCAATCCGGAGGTTTATCTCCATATAATCCTTACTCTCTTGGAGGCAGTCAATCAAACGCACTTGCTCAAGCCGAAGCTATTGCCAACTCTCAATCCGGAGGTTTATCTCCATATAATCCTTACTCTCTTGGAGGCAGTCAATCAAACGCACTTGCTCAAGCCGAAGCTATTGCCAACTCTCAATCCGGAGGTTTATCTCCATATAATCCTTACTCTCTTGGAGGCAGTCAATCAAACGCACTTGCTCAAGCCGAAGCTATTGCCAACTCTCAATCCGGAGGTTTATCTCCATATAATCCTTACTCTCTTGGAGGCAGTCAATCAAACGCACTTGCTGAAGCCGAAGCTACAGCTAATTCACAATATGGTAATGCACAAGCTAGTGCCAACGCCGTGA